The following DNA comes from Occultella kanbiaonis.
GGCGTCCACCACACGACTGTCGTCGCCGGAGGCGTCGAGCAGCCCGATGATCTCCTGGAGCACCTCGGCCTGACGGTCGGCGACCGGCTCCGGCTCCGGGGCCGGGTTCTCCTGCGACTCCGGCAGCGGCACCGGGTTGCCGTGCGGACCCACCAGATAGGCCAGCTCGCCGCTGCTGGCCTCCGCGAGGTTCACCGCGGCCTGCGCGTTCTCCTCCGCCTCCAGGGTGGTCATGCCGAGACCGATACCGACCCCCGCGTCCAGGCTCAGCGCCGAGCGGATGGAAGCCAGGAACGGGGCGCGAGCCAGATCGTCGGTCCCCGATCGCAGCGAGCCCATCGTGGTGATGACGAAGTAGCTGTTCTCGTCACGCTGCAGCACCGCTGCGTCCATCCTGCGGGCGTCGTGCAGCAGCGCGCGGTGCAGGGAGAGCATCAGCTCCTGGTACCAGTAGTTGCTGGAGCTGGTGCGGTTGGGCAGTGCGGAGTCAGGCAGGCGCACGATGACGATCGCGATCCGGGAGTCCTCGAGCCGGGCTCCGCTACCGAGGAGGCGGGCGGTGCGCAGCGTGGCCCGCAGGGTCATCACGGCCGGAGCCATCGTGATGTTGGGGACGCCCGCCTCGGAGAGCTGCTCAGCCAGCCAGGGCACGGTGGTGATCGCGCCACTGGTGCGGCCGGCGTCGTAGTGCTCACGGTGGAAGGCGAGGAACTGCTCGGCCGTCACCGACTCGCGATACTCGAGCACGTGCACGTCGTCCATGGACACGCCGAGCTCGGCGTACGTCTCGCGGACGTCACGCTCGGGTGCGGAGTCGATGCTGACCCGGGCCGGGTCCACGGCCCCGGTCAGTGCCCCGCGCAGCAGCGCCGTCGGGAGCGCGACGCCCCCGGTGGGTACGAACGTGGCCGGCACCGGCAGCGGGCCGTCCTGGATCGCCTCGTCGTAGGAGAGCGGCCCGGAGAACAACAGCACGTCCACGTCTCCGACGAGCCGCATGGCTCGCTCGCGCGAGTCGACCTCCCGGTCGGCCGCGCCGGTGACCAGGCGATACGGCGTGCGGGTCTCCTCCCGGGCGACGGCTGCGATGCGGTGGATGAACCGTTCCGCCCCGATCACACCGATCGTCACCGCCTCGGGCAAGGGGCCCCGAACTGCGTCCATGAATCATCCTCGCTTGGGTCCCGGCGCTGCGGGTGAGTCTAGCGGCGGCACGCGGGCGGCCGGGCGCGCTCAGTCACCCGAGCGTCTCCGGCAGTGCCGGCGCCTCCTGACCGAGCACGTGCTCGGCGAGGAACGCACCGACCACCTGGTACCAGACCTTCGCGTGCTGCGGGGTGAGCACCCAGTGGTTCTCGTCCGGGAAGTACAGGAACCGGTGCGGGCTGCGCCCGTCCTCGTCGGCAGGGAGGGCGGACTTCGAGAGCAGCTCGTACCAGAGCCGCAGCCCTTCACCGATCGGCACCCGGTAGTCCTTGTCCCCGTGGACGACGAGCATCGGCGTCGCGATCCGTTCCACGGACAGGTGCGGTGAGTTCGCGAGTGCCATCTGCGGGGTCATCTCGCGGCCCCAGAAGTAGCCGGCATCGGTGGTGGTGCCGAACCCGTCGAGCGCCCACAGGCTCGCGTGGGTGACGATCCCCTTGAACCGGTCCGTGTGGCCGGCCACCCAGTTCGCCATGTATCCGCCGAACGAGCCGCCCATGGCCCCGGTCCGGGTCGCGTCGATCTCGGGCAGCGCCTCGGCGGCGTCCGTCACGGCCATCAGGTCCGTGAACGGCGCCTCGCCCCAGGCTCCCCAGCCGCGCTGGATGAAGTCCTGGCCGTAGCCGGTGCTCAGCGCCGGGTCCGGCAGCAGCACCGCGTAGCCCTCGGCGACCAGCAGCCACGGGCACCAGCGCCAGCTCCACGCGTTCCAGGACCCGAGCGGGCCGCCGTGGATCCACAGCACCAGCGGGGCCGGGTCCGCCTCGGAGGCACCCTCGGGCACGGCCAGCCAGGCGCGGACCCGGGAGCCGTCCGCGGCGGTGGTCTCGACCTCCCGCAGGGTGCCGGGCAGGCTCGGTCGCGGGGACGGGGACCGCAGCGCCGTGACCGGCTCCGCTGCGGCGGCGGCGAGGTCGATCCGGACCACCTCGGCGGGGTGGGCGTAGGAGCTCCGGAGGGCGTAGGCGGCCGAACCGTCCGGCGCGACGACGACGTCGGAGTACGCGCCGCCGTCGGGCGTGAGCCGGCTCAGCGTGCCGTCCAGGGCGACCTTGAAGACCGGCGAGCGGCCGTCGTCGTCCGCGGTGACGAGCAGCCCGGAGGAGTCCGGCAGCCACGCGAGCGAGGCGGGCCAGCGGTCCCAGTCGGCCGCGATCTGGCGTGGTTCGGAGCCGTCGATGCCGGCGATCCAGAGGGTCACCTCCGGGGCGCTCTCCGGGGTCGACAGGGTCTCGCGGAGGTAGGCGACGCGGGTCCCGTCCGGGCTGATCCTGGCGGCGCCGAACTCCGCCTCGGCCTCGTCCGCGATGGTGGTGCGCTCGCCGGAGGCCACGTCGATGCGAACCAGGATCGAGCGCACCGCGCCCTTGGCCATCGGCCGGTTCCAGGAGGTGACGACGGTGGCACCATCGGCGCTGAGGTCGAGGCCGGTGTTGGTCAGGTGGGCACCGGCGTCCGGGGTGAGGTCGCGTAGTTCGAGCGGTGCGTCCGGGTCCGCCCGGTCCTCGGGTGCCTGGTCCGGCGCCTGCGCGACGACGGCGGAGCTCGCCTTCCCGACGAAGAGGCGGGGTCGGTCCGGGCCGAGGTCGGAGTCCCAGTACCGGACCGGGTAGCCGGTGTGCAGGATGGCGTTGACCTTGTTGTCGGAGCGCAGGTCCCGCAGCTTCTGCTCGGACTCGGTGTCCGTGGCCGAGGGCAGCGTGTCCGCGGTGACGATGACCGTGTCCGCAGCGCGGGCGGCGGTGATGCCGCCGACGCCGCCGGGACGGGTGGCCAGCACGCGGGCCTCACCGCCGGCGGCCGGCAGGACCCAGAGCGCGGGCTTGGCCTTGTCCTCGGCGGTCTCGGCGGTGGCCCGCTTGGCGACGAACAGCAGGTCGCCGGCCGCCGTGAACGTGGCCTGGCTCTCGCCCTTGGTGCCGCGCGTGAGCCGGCGCGCGGGCCGCTGCCCCACGGGGTCGACGTCCCACTGGGACGTGACGTACGCCGTCGAGTCGTGGTTCAGGGCGGCGACGCCGACCACCAGGCGGGTGCCGTCCGGGGACAGCGCCAGGCCGCTCGCTCGGGGCAGCGCGAGGTACGCGTCGAGGTCGTGGAACGGGGTGGGCGGCGCGGCTGCCTCGGTGGGGGCGGCGGATCCATCCGCGGTCGCCTCGGAGCTGGTCGCGGTCGGGGTGGTCGCGTCGTTGCGTGAGGTGTCTGTGGTCACCGCACGGTCCTATCACGAGAACAGGCATCCCGTCCTCCCCGGGCATCAGTAGGGTTGGCGTCATGACTGGGCTCCGGGTGCGACCCCCGTTCGAGGACTGGTTCGGCCCGGATGCCGACGACGCCACGTTCGGCTACGACCTGGATGCGCTGCTGGCCGTCGAGCCGGTGCCGGAGCCGCCCGGCTTCGCCGAGTTCTGGCGCGACCTCGCGGCCCTCGCGCGGGCGGTGGACCCGGATCCGGTGCTCGTGCCGATCGGCCGCAGCGGTGACCACGAGGTGCACACCGTCCGCTTCCGCACCACGGACGGGCTGACGCTCGGCGGCTGGGTCGCGCTGCCGGTGGCGGGGCCGCCGGCGATCGGGGTGGTGCACAGCCACGGGTACGGCGGGCGCGAGGCCCCGGATCTGGCCCGGGTCCCGGCGGACGCCGCGGTGATCTTCCCGGTCGCCCGCGGGCTGCCGAGCGCGAGCCTGGTCGACGGCATCCCCCCGGAGGGCGCCCGGCACGTGCTGGTGGGCATCGAGTCGGCGCAGAGCTACATCCTCGGCGGCTGCGCCGCGGACATCTGGTGCGCCGCCTCCGCGCTGACCCGGCTCGTCGGCGACCTGCCGCTCTACTTCCACGGCGGCAGCTTCGGTGGCGGGCAGGGCGCGCTGGCGCTGCCGTGGGACGACCGGTTCTTCGCAGCCACGCTGGTGGTGCCGAGCTTCGGTCAGCACGACCTGCGGCTACGGATGCCGTGCACCGGCAGCGGGGAGTCGGTGCGCCATCACGTCGCCGCGCACCCCGAGGCCCGGGAGGTGCTGCGGTACTTCGACGCGTCGACGTCGGCCACCCGGATCACCGTCCCGACCCGGGTGGAGGCGGCGCTCTGGGACCCGTCCGTTCCGCCGCCGGGCCAGTTCGCCGTCCACAACGGGCTCGCCGGGCCGAGGGAGCTGATCGTCGTCAGCGCCGGCCACACCGAGTACCCGGGGCAGGAGCTGGAGGCTGCCGAGTCCGTCGCCGGGACCCTCGCCCACATCGCCGCGCACCGCCCCTGAGGCGGTCAGAACCAGGAGGTCGCTTCGTGCAACGCAGTCGGATCATCATCGGAACGAGCGCGCTCATCCTGGCCCTGTCCGCGTGTACCACGGCAGCCGCGAACGACCCGGTGGGGACCACACCGCCGGCGGCCACCGGTGCGAGCGTCACGCCGGAGCCGCCGGAGTGCGCCGAAGCCGGAGCGGATCTGGTGGCCTATGAGCCCGGCTCGAGCTACGAGACGGTCTGGAGCTCCACCACGGAGGACCCCGCCGATCTGGAGCCCGAGGTCCTGGCGCACGCTGCGACGATCATCGTCGACACGTACACGATGACGATCGTCGACAGCATCGACCGGGACGAGGACGGCGTCGCGTATGCGACCGGGCCACCGCCGTGCCCCGTCCTGGTGGATCCGTCCTGGCCCGTGGAGTCCGCGCTGGTCCTGGATGCCTACACCTTCGAGATCCTCGAGACGTTCCCGTCCCTGAACACCCCGGAGGACGAGCAGGTCGACACCACCACGTCGTTGACGAGTGACGCGCTGACCACCGGAACGTTGCTCGACGGTGCGGCCGCCGCGCCGTACGCGAGCCTCGTGGCCGACGATCTCGGAGCCGACCTCGGGCTCGAGTTCGCGGCGGCGGTCCGCGTCACGGACACCGTGGTCGGCGGCGCCTACGAGTCCCCCGGTGGCGTCGGGTTCACATTCCGCACGAACCACGGCACCGACATCACGCTGGGCCAGCCGGTGGGCAGCCCGACGACACCGCTCGCGGTCCCGGGCGCCGAGGGCCGTACGTACTCCGGCCCCGAGTGGGGTCTCACCGCCGAGGCGTGGACCGCCGACCGTAGTTGCGTGGTGGCTGTGCTCGCCTACCCGGTCACCACGGAGGTCCCGGCCTGGCCGGCGGGCTACGGCGAGTACCTCTCCACCACGGTGCTGCCTCGTCTGCTCGCCACCTGCTGACCCCTGGGAAGGGCCCGACCCGTCTGGGTCGCGGGGTGGCTGTCAGCCGTCCTTGGACATCCGCTCGAGCATCGCGTTGTAGGCCTTGAGGTCGGCATCGTCGTCCCGGTCGGCGGCGCGGTCGAGGCGCTTGGCCGTGCGAGCGTCGTCCTTGGCCCAGGCGACGGCGAGGCTCACCGCCAGGATCAGGCTCGGTACCTCGCCGATGCCCCAGGTGATC
Coding sequences within:
- a CDS encoding prolyl oligopeptidase family serine peptidase — its product is MTTDTSRNDATTPTATSSEATADGSAAPTEAAAPPTPFHDLDAYLALPRASGLALSPDGTRLVVGVAALNHDSTAYVTSQWDVDPVGQRPARRLTRGTKGESQATFTAAGDLLFVAKRATAETAEDKAKPALWVLPAAGGEARVLATRPGGVGGITAARAADTVIVTADTLPSATDTESEQKLRDLRSDNKVNAILHTGYPVRYWDSDLGPDRPRLFVGKASSAVVAQAPDQAPEDRADPDAPLELRDLTPDAGAHLTNTGLDLSADGATVVTSWNRPMAKGAVRSILVRIDVASGERTTIADEAEAEFGAARISPDGTRVAYLRETLSTPESAPEVTLWIAGIDGSEPRQIAADWDRWPASLAWLPDSSGLLVTADDDGRSPVFKVALDGTLSRLTPDGGAYSDVVVAPDGSAAYALRSSYAHPAEVVRIDLAAAAAEPVTALRSPSPRPSLPGTLREVETTAADGSRVRAWLAVPEGASEADPAPLVLWIHGGPLGSWNAWSWRWCPWLLVAEGYAVLLPDPALSTGYGQDFIQRGWGAWGEAPFTDLMAVTDAAEALPEIDATRTGAMGGSFGGYMANWVAGHTDRFKGIVTHASLWALDGFGTTTDAGYFWGREMTPQMALANSPHLSVERIATPMLVVHGDKDYRVPIGEGLRLWYELLSKSALPADEDGRSPHRFLYFPDENHWVLTPQHAKVWYQVVGAFLAEHVLGQEAPALPETLG
- a CDS encoding acetylxylan esterase, translating into MTGLRVRPPFEDWFGPDADDATFGYDLDALLAVEPVPEPPGFAEFWRDLAALARAVDPDPVLVPIGRSGDHEVHTVRFRTTDGLTLGGWVALPVAGPPAIGVVHSHGYGGREAPDLARVPADAAVIFPVARGLPSASLVDGIPPEGARHVLVGIESAQSYILGGCAADIWCAASALTRLVGDLPLYFHGGSFGGGQGALALPWDDRFFAATLVVPSFGQHDLRLRMPCTGSGESVRHHVAAHPEAREVLRYFDASTSATRITVPTRVEAALWDPSVPPPGQFAVHNGLAGPRELIVVSAGHTEYPGQELEAAESVAGTLAHIAAHRP